One stretch of Candidatus Baltobacteraceae bacterium DNA includes these proteins:
- a CDS encoding FAD-binding protein: MEELETDILVLGSGGAGLMAALYALDTNPKLNVTLATKGLFGKSGCTRMVQGGYNVVLSPNDSTERHFQDTMLGGHWLNNHILARTLVEDAPVVVHEMWEKAGVRFARDKDGNLHQKGLAGQTFDRTVHHGDLTGIEIVSRLSEQVRARGTRILEECRAVDLLVEDGEVFGAVLLPARTGEFIAVRAKITVLATGGSAPIFSVSSASLEKCGDGYALAYRAGATLMDMEMSQFHPTGLVAPGSRFNGSVIAEELRAAGGHLYNSENERFMGKYNPRFEKATRDEVSRGCYFEIAAGRGTPNGGVWLDVSHLGAKAVEELFPGMLERCFLIGRDLRKEPIEVCPTSHFEMGGVRIDRDCHSDLPGLLVAGEDSGGVHGANRLGGNGVADSTVYGRRAGLRAANTALERRMKKVDPSRSISAALSPWERTGGEQPQALHAEFRDVMWTKVGVVRDATAMSEAIDALQALQQRIDHVSVTGSRAYNLTWQSALDVRNAVTVGQMVAQCALIRQESRGAHYRSDFSSEDPSWTKNLTVRLESGQMRFGEQEVVREPAAAR; encoded by the coding sequence ATGGAAGAGCTCGAGACCGACATTCTCGTTCTCGGCAGCGGCGGCGCCGGCCTGATGGCCGCGCTCTACGCGCTGGATACGAATCCGAAGCTGAACGTCACGCTCGCGACCAAAGGCCTTTTCGGGAAGAGCGGCTGCACGCGCATGGTCCAAGGCGGCTACAACGTCGTCCTCAGTCCGAACGATTCGACCGAGCGGCACTTTCAAGATACGATGCTTGGCGGACATTGGCTCAACAATCACATCTTGGCGCGCACGCTGGTCGAAGATGCGCCGGTCGTCGTCCACGAGATGTGGGAAAAGGCCGGCGTGCGTTTCGCGCGCGACAAAGACGGCAATCTGCACCAGAAAGGTCTGGCCGGACAAACCTTCGATCGCACGGTGCATCACGGCGATCTCACCGGCATCGAGATCGTCTCGCGCCTCTCGGAACAAGTCCGCGCGCGCGGAACGCGAATTCTCGAAGAGTGCCGTGCCGTCGATCTGCTCGTGGAAGACGGCGAAGTCTTCGGCGCCGTGCTTTTGCCGGCGCGCACCGGCGAGTTCATTGCCGTTCGCGCCAAGATCACGGTGCTTGCAACCGGCGGCTCGGCGCCGATCTTCAGTGTCTCGTCGGCCTCGCTCGAAAAGTGCGGCGACGGCTACGCGCTTGCGTACCGCGCAGGCGCGACCTTGATGGACATGGAGATGAGCCAGTTTCATCCGACCGGACTGGTTGCACCCGGTTCGCGCTTCAACGGCAGCGTCATCGCTGAAGAGCTGCGCGCTGCCGGCGGCCATCTCTATAACTCCGAGAACGAACGCTTCATGGGCAAGTACAATCCGCGTTTTGAAAAAGCGACGCGCGACGAAGTCTCGCGTGGATGCTATTTCGAAATTGCGGCCGGACGCGGAACACCGAACGGCGGCGTGTGGCTCGACGTTTCGCATCTGGGTGCAAAAGCGGTCGAAGAGCTTTTCCCCGGCATGCTCGAGCGCTGCTTTTTGATCGGGCGTGATTTGCGTAAGGAGCCGATCGAAGTTTGCCCGACCTCGCACTTCGAGATGGGCGGCGTGCGCATCGATCGCGATTGTCATTCGGATTTGCCGGGCTTGCTCGTCGCGGGCGAAGACTCGGGCGGCGTTCACGGCGCAAACCGGCTGGGTGGAAACGGCGTTGCCGATTCAACCGTGTACGGCCGGCGCGCAGGTTTGCGCGCGGCGAATACCGCCCTGGAACGCCGCATGAAGAAGGTCGATCCGTCGCGTTCAATTTCGGCGGCGCTTTCGCCATGGGAACGCACCGGCGGCGAGCAGCCGCAGGCGCTGCACGCCGAGTTTCGCGACGTGATGTGGACGAAGGTCGGCGTGGTTCGTGATGCCACGGCAATGAGCGAGGCAATCGACGCATTGCAAGCGTTGCAACAACGGATCGACCATGTATCAGTGACGGGTTCGCGTGCATACAATCTGACGTGGCAATCCGCGCTCGACGTCCGCAACGCCGTGACCGTCGGTCAAATGGTGGCCCAGTGTGCGCTCATCCGGCAAGAAAGCCGGGGCGCGCACTACCGGAGCGATTTTTCGAGTGAAGACCCGTCGTGGACGAAGAATCTCACGGTGCGGCTTGAAAGCGGTCAGATGCGTTTTGGCGAGCAAGAAGTCGTTCGGGAGCCGGCAGCCGCGCGATGA